A single Chlamydia suis DNA region contains:
- a CDS encoding phospholipase D-like domain-containing protein: MRIQELGNQLNSYWDCDSSDSDSEESLVDGSRFGACGGITPAPLNDLNSQSISTLAPLTIQNIPAPSSLNPNAQEFVPRTLSTAPINNPNTTSALLPIARSCLNIPSSETPSTHNPQTLSTIQRFPGDPGRIQQYFISVFSAHPQPLPHTDPIRMICDTIRFAKDNILIRTYILSSQEIKQAIIDKANQGVPITVEYDNILCREELAHYPNITLICRNRNKMLLHKKTVLVDRRYVIISTGNFAEKSLRRDINCTLRIDSPALCSLIANESPGSCQVGTQFITYYPLHKRFTLDVTMITDMIRNAKKKIFLAVNVLSFRDILRALEEAHQRGVKLKVVVDSARKQIAYDMMQRAGCTFPLCASTCFGYLHCKLALIDGRDLIIGSPNWSVSGLNGNYEDLIVVRNLGNFIRHHIERFSSFIRHNSELVTPENVTTRLAFTEEEDRDSQ, translated from the coding sequence ATGCGAATACAAGAATTAGGAAACCAACTCAACAGTTACTGGGATTGCGACTCTTCTGACAGCGATTCAGAAGAATCGCTGGTCGACGGTTCTCGTTTTGGAGCTTGTGGCGGGATTACTCCGGCTCCCTTAAACGACTTGAATAGCCAGAGTATTTCTACTCTCGCACCCCTAACAATTCAAAACATTCCAGCCCCTTCTTCTTTGAATCCTAATGCTCAAGAGTTTGTCCCTCGCACGCTCTCTACTGCACCTATTAACAATCCAAACACAACTTCCGCTCTTTTACCTATCGCCCGCTCTTGTTTAAATATTCCTTCCAGCGAAACACCTTCTACTCACAACCCACAAACACTTTCTACTATTCAGAGATTCCCTGGAGATCCGGGAAGAATTCAGCAATACTTTATTTCTGTTTTTTCCGCTCACCCACAACCTCTACCTCACACAGACCCCATTCGAATGATCTGTGATACCATCCGATTTGCTAAAGACAACATTCTCATCCGAACCTATATACTTTCTTCTCAGGAGATTAAACAGGCTATCATTGATAAAGCCAACCAGGGCGTCCCTATAACAGTGGAATACGACAATATTCTCTGTCGAGAAGAGTTAGCACATTATCCTAATATCACCCTCATCTGTAGAAATCGCAATAAAATGCTTTTGCATAAAAAAACTGTTCTTGTAGATAGGCGATACGTCATCATCAGCACAGGAAACTTCGCAGAAAAATCTCTGCGAAGAGATATTAACTGCACACTAAGAATAGACAGCCCTGCTCTATGCTCTCTAATAGCAAACGAGAGTCCCGGATCTTGTCAGGTGGGGACCCAATTCATCACCTACTATCCTTTGCACAAACGATTTACGCTAGATGTCACTATGATTACCGATATGATTCGCAACGCAAAGAAAAAAATTTTCCTTGCTGTGAATGTTTTATCCTTTAGAGACATTTTACGCGCTCTTGAAGAAGCCCATCAACGAGGGGTGAAACTTAAGGTTGTCGTAGACTCTGCCAGAAAGCAGATAGCTTATGACATGATGCAACGAGCAGGATGCACGTTCCCGCTTTGTGCCAGCACTTGCTTTGGCTATCTGCACTGTAAACTAGCCTTAATTGATGGGAGAGATCTCATCATAGGGTCTCCTAACTGGAGCGTTAGCGGTCTGAATGGCAATTACGAAGACCTTATAGTAGTCCGAAACCTTGGTAACTTCATACGCCACCACATAGAGCGCTTCAGTTCTTTCATTAGACATAACAGTGAGCTCGTAACTCCAGAGAATGTAACTACTCGATTAGCTTTTAC
- a CDS encoding gamma-glutamylcyclotransferase family protein, translated as MRTKIVSFFLSLSLIGHASSIELSDGSFLAAYTFEQVLTKANRDPEVIARVDEESKEIWKKLCSKLGTGDHVPILAYGSLMNPASLKKTITSLVKDPSPVWICDYVRVFNYSIETIGSLNRVTELDGPLNRAVLNLAYAPGSCCTALVLCLNEEDFLSCRRREGVYDLVPVKVRPYLIQDSCVSFPEVAYAWIVRREEGCSRPVLPIKGYYSMIWDAVSSEATVTAFGEQFPQDYLDTTFLFDGRSVRVIHDEYKKAPFQY; from the coding sequence ATGCGAACAAAAATAGTTTCTTTTTTTCTTAGTCTGAGCCTGATAGGGCATGCGTCTTCTATAGAGTTGTCGGACGGTTCTTTTCTTGCTGCGTATACTTTTGAACAGGTATTAACAAAAGCGAACCGAGATCCAGAAGTGATTGCTCGTGTAGATGAGGAGTCTAAAGAGATCTGGAAAAAATTATGTTCCAAATTAGGAACAGGAGATCATGTTCCTATTCTTGCTTATGGCAGTTTAATGAATCCTGCCTCGTTGAAAAAAACCATTACCTCTCTTGTAAAAGATCCAAGTCCGGTTTGGATATGTGATTATGTACGCGTGTTTAATTACAGCATCGAAACGATTGGAAGTCTAAATCGAGTGACAGAGTTAGACGGCCCGTTGAATCGTGCAGTTTTAAATTTAGCGTATGCTCCAGGATCTTGTTGCACCGCGTTAGTTTTATGTTTGAACGAAGAAGATTTCCTATCTTGTCGCAGACGAGAGGGGGTATATGATCTTGTGCCCGTTAAAGTGCGCCCCTATTTAATCCAAGATAGTTGCGTAAGTTTTCCAGAGGTTGCTTATGCATGGATTGTTCGTAGAGAAGAAGGATGTTCCCGGCCAGTCCTGCCCATCAAGGGGTACTATTCTATGATCTGGGATGCGGTCTCTTCGGAAGCAACGGTAACCGCGTTTGGAGAACAGTTTCCACAAGATTATTTGGATACAACATTTTTGTTTGATGGTAGGTCTGTTCGCGTTATTCATGATGAGTATAAGAAAGCTCCATTTCAATATTAA